The following proteins are encoded in a genomic region of Deltaproteobacteria bacterium:
- the argH gene encoding argininosuccinate lyase, giving the protein MVPDKPWNGSFTERTDRSVEAFTSSIAFDRRLYAYDIKGSIAHCRMLAKQSIISENEASEIVEGLGRIARDLERGNFEFDDALEDIHMNIEARLTAEVGKTAQKLHTARSRNDQVVLDLRMYLRDEVNNILERLTAFRSSLVKLADEHIGVIMPGYTHLRRAQPVLFSHYLMAYYEMFSRDRARFKGVLERINVMPLGSAALAGTTYPIDMAYTAKLLDFPEISANSLDAVSSRDFVVEFLAAASICMVHLSRLSEELILWASSEFGFVEIPDSFATGSSIMPQKKNPDVPELVRGKTGRVFGDLMALLTVMKGLPLTYNRDMQEDKEPLFDAVDAVKACLEVYEKLIPRLKVHRTAMEKAVLKGFLNATDMADYLVTKGMAFREAHRCTGEVVRYATGQTKELHELSLNELEKFSKLFSEDIFELLTPQQMVNRRLSAGGTATENVVRAIQKAKEVTAREADKGQ; this is encoded by the coding sequence TTGTGCCTGATAAACCCTGGAATGGAAGTTTTACTGAAAGAACAGACCGCAGTGTAGAGGCTTTCACTTCTTCCATTGCTTTTGACAGGCGCCTCTACGCCTACGACATAAAGGGCAGTATTGCCCACTGCAGAATGCTTGCCAAGCAGTCAATTATCTCCGAGAATGAGGCTTCAGAAATTGTTGAAGGCCTTGGCAGGATAGCTCGCGACTTGGAACGCGGCAACTTTGAGTTCGATGACGCCCTGGAAGATATTCATATGAATATTGAGGCCCGTCTGACCGCTGAAGTCGGCAAGACGGCGCAAAAGCTCCATACGGCAAGGAGCCGAAACGATCAGGTTGTTTTGGACCTTCGGATGTACCTGCGGGACGAGGTGAACAACATACTCGAAAGACTGACCGCCTTCAGGAGCAGTCTGGTAAAATTGGCTGATGAGCACATTGGTGTCATCATGCCCGGATATACCCACCTCCGGCGTGCCCAACCGGTGCTCTTTTCCCATTACCTGATGGCTTACTACGAGATGTTTTCAAGGGATAGGGCCAGATTCAAGGGGGTGCTTGAGCGGATCAACGTAATGCCATTGGGCAGTGCGGCGCTTGCCGGCACGACGTATCCCATCGACATGGCGTACACTGCCAAGCTGCTTGATTTCCCGGAGATTTCGGCCAACAGCCTTGACGCCGTCAGCAGCCGGGATTTTGTTGTTGAGTTCCTCGCTGCAGCCAGCATCTGCATGGTTCATTTGAGCCGTCTTTCGGAAGAATTGATTCTATGGGCCTCAAGCGAGTTTGGCTTTGTGGAAATACCCGATTCCTTTGCCACGGGAAGCAGCATCATGCCCCAGAAGAAAAACCCGGATGTGCCGGAATTGGTCAGGGGCAAGACAGGACGTGTATTTGGGGACTTGATGGCCTTGCTCACCGTAATGAAGGGGCTCCCCCTGACCTACAATCGCGACATGCAAGAAGACAAGGAACCCCTCTTTGATGCAGTCGATGCCGTAAAAGCGTGTCTTGAGGTATACGAAAAGCTCATCCCAAGGTTGAAAGTGCACCGGACGGCCATGGAAAAGGCGGTTTTAAAGGGCTTCCTAAATGCCACGGACATGGCCGACTACCTGGTGACCAAGGGCATGGCATTCCGAGAGGCTCACCGTTGCACCGGAGAGGTTGTCCGATATGCTACTGGGCAAACCAAAGAGCTCCACGAACTTTCGTTGAATGAGCTTGAGAAGTTCTCCAAACTCTTTTCAGAAGATATTTTTGAGCTTCTGACACCACAGCAGATGGTAAACAGGCGGCTTTCTGCAGGCGGTACAGCCACAGAGAACGTGGTTCGAGCCATCCAGAAGGCAAAGGAAGTAACGGCCCGCGAAGCAGACAAGGGGCAATAA